One Rhodobacteraceae bacterium M385 genomic region harbors:
- a CDS encoding tripartite tricarboxylate transporter permease — translation MVDFSLLLAGFADVFTPTNMLFILGGVALGQIVGAIPGLSIIMALAIAVPLTYGLDTLAAISFLISVNKGGTIGGAVPAILLNVPGSAESAATTMDGHPMAKNGKPMKAMKYALYHSVSGDLASDIILILLAAPLAIVALNMGPVEITALMILAFTVISGLVGDSMIKGLISAALGILVATVGLDPGMATPRFTFGILELYDGVPLTAVSIGALAMSGVLVGLLGMRSSDKTQTSAISIKGRAREDNVVTFGEFWANRFVAMRAFFIGTVIGAIPGLGSTTAGFLSYSVNKQAAKDPESFGKGDPRGIAASETANSAVVGANLIPLLTLGIPGNIAAALLVSAFIIHGIQPGPLLFQQQAQLVYGMFGAMLVANFCNLGIGQFGMRFWALIVSAPGTVIYPAAMLLCFAGSFVITGATFGVFVMITAAFFGYLMRSFGYSIVAFIVAFLLTPQLESAVVRARLITNDDLTELFSHPIALVLLAMSIGSIIYLGPRKKKPETADIPPPTGH, via the coding sequence ATGGTCGATTTTTCACTATTGCTTGCCGGGTTCGCGGATGTCTTCACGCCGACCAACATGCTGTTCATTCTGGGCGGCGTGGCCCTTGGCCAAATCGTGGGCGCCATCCCCGGCCTGAGCATCATCATGGCGTTGGCCATCGCGGTGCCGTTGACCTACGGGCTCGATACGCTTGCGGCGATCTCTTTCCTGATTTCGGTTAACAAAGGGGGCACGATTGGCGGCGCGGTTCCGGCGATTTTGCTTAACGTGCCGGGGTCGGCGGAATCTGCGGCCACCACGATGGACGGCCACCCGATGGCCAAAAACGGCAAGCCCATGAAGGCGATGAAATACGCGCTGTACCATTCCGTTTCCGGCGACTTGGCCAGCGATATCATCTTGATCCTTTTGGCCGCCCCCTTGGCCATCGTTGCCCTGAACATGGGCCCGGTCGAGATTACGGCACTTATGATCCTGGCCTTCACCGTCATCAGCGGCCTGGTCGGAGATTCCATGATCAAGGGGCTGATTTCGGCAGCCTTGGGCATCCTTGTGGCCACTGTGGGCCTTGATCCGGGCATGGCCACACCGCGCTTTACCTTCGGTATTCTAGAGCTCTACGACGGCGTCCCTCTGACGGCGGTCAGCATCGGCGCACTCGCCATGAGCGGGGTTCTGGTGGGTTTGTTAGGCATGCGGAGCTCGGACAAGACGCAAACATCTGCCATCTCGATCAAAGGGCGCGCACGCGAAGATAACGTCGTGACCTTCGGGGAGTTCTGGGCCAACCGTTTCGTCGCCATGCGCGCCTTCTTCATTGGCACGGTTATTGGGGCTATTCCGGGCCTCGGCTCTACCACGGCAGGTTTCCTGAGCTATTCGGTGAACAAGCAAGCCGCCAAAGACCCCGAGTCTTTCGGCAAAGGGGACCCACGCGGTATTGCCGCGTCGGAAACAGCCAACAGCGCCGTGGTCGGGGCAAACCTGATCCCGCTACTCACCCTTGGCATCCCCGGCAACATCGCTGCCGCTTTGCTGGTCTCCGCCTTCATCATTCACGGCATTCAACCCGGACCCCTTCTGTTCCAACAGCAGGCGCAATTGGTCTACGGGATGTTTGGAGCCATGCTTGTGGCGAACTTCTGCAACCTTGGCATCGGTCAATTCGGGATGCGGTTCTGGGCCCTGATCGTGTCGGCCCCCGGCACCGTGATTTACCCCGCCGCGATGTTGCTTTGCTTTGCCGGGTCGTTTGTTATCACCGGCGCGACCTTCGGCGTGTTCGTGATGATCACAGCAGCCTTCTTCGGCTACCTGATGCGGTCCTTCGGATATTCCATCGTGGCGTTCATTGTGGCGTTTCTTCTGACGCCGCAACTGGAAAGCGCCGTAGTCCGTGCACGGTTGATTACCAACGACGACCTGACCGAGCTGTTCAGCCACCCCATCGCACTGGTTTTGCTCGCCATGTCGATTGGCTCCATCATCTACTTGGGGCCCCGAAAAAAGAAACCGGAAACGGCGGATATTCCGCCGCCCACCGGTCACTGA
- a CDS encoding aldo/keto reductase has translation MKHRLLGHSGLRVSELALGSLNFGEAKAWGADREASLAVLSRFAEAGGTLIDSAPNYAKGAAEEIIGEFIAPRRDEVVVSTKYTASSSPHVLAGGNSARTMVASVEGSLKRLKTDHIDLFWLHFWDGTTPLEEILKGFDALISSGKIRYIGFSDVPAWLVSRALTMSEFRGWARPAAVQVEYSLAAREAEREFLPMAAALDLGVVGWGALAAGALSGGSNPQRRPADKVPSHIRKTVEAVSQIADEAGLSLREVALRWLLRSGQSAPVIPLIGARNEAQLSESLQAADGPMDQALADRLTEATAPRLGFPHDLINSPYLRRFALGKDNEMHPFRPRA, from the coding sequence ATGAAGCATCGGCTGCTGGGGCATTCCGGCCTGCGGGTCTCGGAACTTGCATTGGGCTCGCTGAATTTCGGCGAGGCCAAGGCCTGGGGCGCGGACAGGGAGGCATCCCTTGCCGTCCTGTCGCGCTTTGCCGAGGCGGGCGGAACCCTGATCGACAGCGCCCCAAATTATGCCAAGGGGGCCGCCGAAGAGATCATTGGAGAGTTCATCGCCCCGCGGCGCGATGAGGTCGTGGTTTCCACCAAATATACCGCCTCAAGCAGCCCTCATGTGCTGGCGGGGGGCAATAGCGCACGTACAATGGTGGCTTCGGTCGAAGGTAGTCTGAAAAGGCTAAAGACGGATCATATCGATCTGTTTTGGCTGCATTTTTGGGATGGAACGACGCCGCTGGAAGAAATCCTGAAGGGCTTTGACGCGCTGATATCTTCGGGCAAAATTCGCTACATTGGTTTCTCGGACGTGCCAGCCTGGTTGGTCAGCCGGGCGCTGACGATGTCAGAGTTTCGCGGGTGGGCCCGCCCGGCGGCGGTGCAGGTGGAATATTCCCTTGCGGCCCGCGAGGCGGAGCGAGAGTTTTTGCCGATGGCCGCCGCCCTCGATCTTGGTGTTGTCGGCTGGGGCGCGCTTGCCGCAGGCGCGTTGAGCGGTGGCAGCAATCCGCAGCGACGTCCGGCGGACAAAGTGCCAAGCCACATCCGCAAGACCGTAGAAGCCGTCAGCCAGATTGCTGATGAGGCGGGGCTATCCCTGCGCGAGGTGGCCCTGCGTTGGCTTCTGCGTTCCGGTCAATCGGCCCCGGTGATCCCCCTGATCGGGGCCCGGAATGAGGCACAACTGTCTGAGAGTTTGCAGGCGGCAGACGGCCCCATGGATCAAGCCCTTGCGGATCGCTTGACCGAAGCCACGGCCCCGCGCCTCGGCTTCCCCCATGACTTGATAAACTCGCCTTATCTGCGCCGTTTCGCCCTTGGCAAAGACAACGAGATGCACCCCTTCCGGCCCCGCGCCTAA
- a CDS encoding FAD-dependent monooxygenase codes for MQYHLEGFRPGDPSVAKADATANAKTAQVDVAIIGCGPAGLTLAAQLAVIGGLSVRIFDRKSGPLEVGQADGIACRSMEMFEAFGFVDRVRREAYWVNETTFWRPKAGADGLRRADRIQDVEDDLSHQPHVILNQARIHDFYLEVMQTAPARLTPDYNRDLTSLTREEGAEYPVTAVFDCLDAPGQTETVQAKYVVGCDGARSAVRRSLGYALKGEAARQLWGVMDVLAVTDFPDIRLKCAIQSAAAGSILLIPREGGYMVRLYIELDALHGDERAADRNVTAQMLAQKAQAILAPYSFDVKEVAWWSAYEIGQRVCDRFDDATGPDGNDQPPRIFIAGDACHTHSPKAGQGMNVSMADTFNLGWKLASVLKGQARSGLLSTYSSERQAKAQELIDFDRDMARLFSEKPKTPEEEAQFQRYFQTHGRYTAGVETTYAPSQIVGEATHQHLARGQRIGKRFHSAPVIRLADAKPLQLAECLEADGRWRLIAFASADDDGAAGGGVARLCEFLSDDPCSPIGRHRAAGEDADAVIDTRAVFQQTHRRLDLSIMPPLLLPRKGRFQLLDYEKIFTVTGDPAQDIFDMRGIDRGAGALVVIRPDHFVAQVLPLDGFDALAQFFDGVLNN; via the coding sequence ATGCAGTATCATTTGGAAGGGTTTCGCCCCGGTGACCCCAGCGTCGCAAAGGCTGACGCAACCGCCAACGCGAAGACCGCTCAGGTCGATGTCGCAATCATCGGTTGTGGCCCTGCGGGCCTGACGCTGGCGGCACAATTGGCGGTGATTGGCGGGTTGTCCGTGCGGATTTTTGACCGCAAATCCGGGCCGCTGGAAGTTGGCCAAGCCGATGGCATTGCGTGCCGCTCGATGGAGATGTTTGAGGCCTTCGGCTTTGTGGACCGTGTGCGGCGCGAAGCCTATTGGGTCAATGAAACAACCTTTTGGCGTCCCAAGGCGGGGGCTGACGGTTTGCGGCGGGCGGACCGTATTCAGGACGTGGAAGATGACCTTTCCCACCAACCCCATGTGATCTTGAACCAAGCGCGTATCCACGATTTCTACCTTGAAGTGATGCAAACCGCACCGGCGCGGCTGACCCCAGATTACAATCGGGATCTGACCTCACTAACGCGGGAAGAGGGGGCGGAATACCCGGTGACGGCGGTGTTTGATTGCCTCGATGCGCCGGGCCAGACGGAAACGGTCCAAGCGAAATACGTGGTTGGCTGTGATGGCGCACGAAGCGCGGTGCGCCGTTCGTTGGGCTATGCCTTGAAGGGCGAAGCGGCGCGGCAACTTTGGGGAGTGATGGACGTTCTGGCTGTCACCGATTTCCCCGACATTCGCCTGAAATGCGCCATCCAATCGGCGGCGGCGGGCAGCATCCTTCTGATCCCACGCGAGGGCGGCTATATGGTGCGCCTCTACATCGAGTTGGATGCGCTGCACGGCGATGAGCGCGCCGCCGATCGTAACGTCACGGCGCAGATGTTGGCGCAAAAGGCCCAAGCCATTCTGGCCCCTTACAGCTTCGATGTGAAGGAGGTGGCGTGGTGGTCCGCTTACGAGATCGGGCAACGGGTCTGCGACCGTTTTGATGACGCGACGGGCCCGGATGGTAATGACCAGCCGCCGCGGATCTTTATTGCCGGTGATGCCTGCCACACCCATAGCCCAAAAGCGGGGCAGGGGATGAATGTGTCGATGGCGGACACGTTTAACCTTGGGTGGAAACTGGCCTCGGTCCTCAAGGGGCAGGCGCGGTCCGGGTTGTTGTCCACCTATTCGTCCGAGCGGCAGGCCAAGGCGCAAGAGTTAATCGACTTTGACCGCGACATGGCGCGTTTGTTCAGCGAAAAGCCCAAAACGCCCGAAGAAGAAGCCCAGTTTCAGCGCTATTTCCAGACCCATGGCCGCTACACGGCGGGGGTGGAAACAACCTATGCGCCGTCGCAGATTGTGGGGGAGGCGACGCATCAGCATTTGGCCCGCGGGCAACGCATCGGCAAGCGCTTCCACTCGGCGCCGGTAATCCGGCTGGCCGATGCCAAGCCCCTGCAATTGGCAGAATGTCTGGAGGCCGATGGCCGTTGGCGGCTGATTGCTTTTGCAAGTGCCGATGATGATGGCGCGGCAGGCGGCGGTGTGGCGAGGCTGTGTGAGTTCCTCTCAGATGACCCATGCTCACCCATCGGGCGGCACCGGGCTGCGGGCGAGGATGCGGACGCCGTGATTGATACCCGCGCGGTGTTTCAGCAAACTCACCGGAGGCTTGACCTCTCAATCATGCCGCCGCTGCTTTTGCCGCGAAAGGGGCGATTTCAGCTACTGGATTACGAAAAGATATTTACGGTCACGGGGGACCCCGCCCAAGACATCTTTGACATGCGCGGTATTGATCGCGGTGCAGGCGCGTTGGTCGTCATTCGCCCGGATCATTTCGTGGCACAGGTTTTGCCGTTGGATGGTTTCGACGCACTCGCCCAGTTCTTTGACGGTGTCCTAAACAATTAG
- a CDS encoding 2-hydroxyacid dehydrogenase, protein MTRKPLVALLGSVPPDLRAGVAADVTLLDAEALAALSDAERAGIAIGLTSAMGGARADLLVQLPGLRMIASVGAGIDTFDFDDLKARGITLHPTPDVMTEDTADCAVALTFALLRNVVSNDRFVRSGQWAAARPALGRRLAERRIGIVGLGRIGGRVADKLAAFGCQISYTGRSKKDVPWAFEADLHALAASVDVLVLTCAGGDATRGIIDADVLGALGPQGYLVNVSRGSVVQEPALIAALDSSQIAGAALDVFENEPTPDARFLDLPICILSPHAAVFTHENRRDLIAEIKRLLTQSL, encoded by the coding sequence ATGACGCGCAAGCCTTTGGTCGCATTGCTGGGTTCTGTTCCTCCGGACCTTCGCGCCGGGGTGGCGGCTGATGTGACATTGCTGGACGCAGAGGCATTGGCGGCGCTGTCTGACGCAGAACGTGCTGGGATCGCCATCGGGCTGACCTCGGCCATGGGAGGGGCGCGGGCCGACTTGCTGGTGCAGTTGCCCGGGCTGCGGATGATTGCCAGCGTCGGCGCAGGCATTGACACTTTTGATTTTGACGACCTGAAGGCGCGGGGGATCACTTTGCACCCGACGCCCGATGTGATGACGGAAGACACCGCCGATTGCGCTGTGGCGTTAACCTTCGCGCTCTTGCGCAACGTCGTTAGCAACGATCGTTTTGTGCGCAGTGGTCAGTGGGCGGCTGCGCGTCCTGCCCTTGGGCGGCGATTGGCAGAGCGTCGCATTGGGATCGTCGGGCTTGGTCGCATCGGCGGGCGGGTCGCCGATAAACTCGCCGCTTTTGGGTGCCAGATCTCCTACACCGGGCGCAGCAAGAAAGACGTGCCTTGGGCGTTCGAGGCCGACCTTCACGCTTTGGCGGCATCAGTAGATGTGCTTGTGCTGACCTGTGCCGGAGGAGACGCGACACGCGGGATTATTGACGCCGATGTCCTTGGAGCGCTCGGGCCGCAGGGGTATCTTGTGAACGTCTCTCGTGGATCTGTGGTGCAGGAGCCTGCGCTGATCGCGGCGCTTGATAGCAGCCAAATTGCAGGGGCGGCTTTGGATGTGTTCGAGAATGAGCCAACACCAGATGCTCGGTTTCTGGACCTGCCCATCTGTATTCTGTCGCCTCATGCTGCCGTGTTCACGCACGAGAACCGCCGAGATTTAATAGCAGAAATCAAACGATTGCTGACGCAAAGCCTGTAG
- a CDS encoding enoyl-CoA hydratase/isomerase family protein, with amino-acid sequence MTLETLSVTVDEYIATVTINRPPVNAQNNKLREEMQLVMDSLGDRADVRAIVLTGEGKAFSAGADLSERPTQEPGNYTAHNRRVRASFDCIMECPKPVIAAVNGPAIGAGCVTALCCDILVFSEKGYLQMTEVNVGLAGGVAHVRRHLGESDARLMLLSARRMYGPDLLRMGVASACTAPEALLDTAMGIARDIAKASPSAVRAAKASFQVTEGQSVYEGYRFEQGQTKALSTSADSAEAMAAFQEKRAPVFKP; translated from the coding sequence ATGACCTTAGAAACGCTCTCGGTTACCGTTGATGAGTATATCGCAACCGTGACCATCAATCGCCCCCCAGTGAACGCCCAAAACAACAAGCTTCGGGAAGAAATGCAGCTTGTTATGGATAGTCTTGGGGATCGGGCGGACGTGCGTGCCATCGTGTTGACCGGCGAGGGGAAAGCCTTCTCCGCAGGGGCTGATCTGTCCGAGAGACCCACGCAGGAACCGGGAAATTACACCGCCCATAACCGCCGCGTTCGCGCGAGCTTTGACTGCATTATGGAATGCCCGAAGCCGGTGATCGCCGCTGTGAACGGCCCCGCGATTGGCGCGGGCTGTGTGACGGCGCTGTGTTGCGATATCCTTGTGTTTTCCGAGAAGGGCTACCTTCAAATGACCGAAGTGAACGTCGGTCTTGCGGGCGGGGTGGCGCATGTGCGGCGCCATTTGGGCGAATCTGATGCGCGCCTCATGTTGTTGTCGGCGCGGCGTATGTATGGGCCGGACCTCCTGCGGATGGGTGTCGCCTCGGCCTGTACTGCGCCTGAGGCGTTGCTGGATACGGCCATGGGCATTGCGCGCGATATTGCCAAGGCCAGCCCCTCTGCGGTGCGAGCGGCAAAGGCCTCGTTCCAAGTGACCGAAGGCCAATCGGTCTATGAGGGCTATCGGTTTGAGCAGGGTCAGACCAAGGCGTTGTCCACCTCTGCCGATAGCGCCGAGGCCATGGCCGCCTTCCAAGAAAAACGTGCGCCCGTGTTCAAACCTTGA
- a CDS encoding tripartite tricarboxylate transporter substrate binding protein produces the protein MNIIKSLLIGTAMTSAMATAAVANTCPEGYPGGNVNFLVGYGAGGGTDTVARRVASDIATATGWTIVVDNRPGASGGVMARSLLDGEADGLTIGVVSNTTVAINPHVNADIGYTHDDFAYLGTGMVLNYGLVTLADNPYSTLEEFVEFARENGRATISVGASSHTIAVTTLAEHFDIDLVAVPGQGSAAALQEALGGHVNATIQGAAHVPQIEAGAMTQLSTLTENRASYAPDTMTAMESGVDLSIEGHIIFIMNSETPAEVQSCLADALAEVTSSDAYVEFLAGRSAVPGNMGAEGTAEWVAEASAFYGAHFAQ, from the coding sequence ATGAACATCATTAAATCACTACTCATCGGCACCGCGATGACCAGCGCCATGGCCACAGCAGCTGTCGCGAACACCTGTCCCGAGGGTTACCCCGGCGGCAATGTGAACTTTCTTGTGGGCTATGGCGCAGGGGGTGGCACCGACACCGTGGCGCGCCGCGTGGCCAGCGATATCGCGACGGCGACCGGTTGGACAATCGTGGTCGATAACCGCCCCGGCGCCAGTGGCGGCGTAATGGCGCGGAGCCTTCTTGACGGCGAAGCCGACGGATTGACCATTGGTGTCGTCAGCAACACTACTGTCGCCATTAACCCCCACGTGAACGCCGATATCGGCTACACCCATGATGATTTCGCCTATCTCGGCACTGGTATGGTGTTGAACTACGGCTTGGTCACCTTGGCCGATAACCCCTACAGCACCCTTGAGGAATTTGTTGAATTTGCTCGGGAAAATGGCCGAGCGACGATTTCCGTTGGGGCGTCTAGCCACACGATCGCAGTCACGACTCTGGCCGAGCACTTCGATATTGATCTGGTTGCCGTCCCTGGCCAAGGCTCTGCCGCAGCGCTGCAAGAGGCCCTGGGCGGCCACGTCAATGCCACCATCCAAGGTGCCGCGCACGTGCCCCAGATTGAGGCAGGCGCCATGACGCAGCTTTCCACCCTTACTGAGAACCGCGCCAGCTACGCCCCAGACACCATGACAGCGATGGAAAGCGGCGTGGATCTGTCCATTGAAGGTCACATCATCTTCATCATGAACAGCGAAACACCGGCCGAGGTCCAATCTTGCCTTGCCGACGCGCTGGCCGAGGTCACCTCGTCCGACGCCTATGTCGAGTTCCTTGCCGGGCGCTCTGCCGTACCGGGCAACATGGGGGCCGAAGGCACTGCTGAATGGGTCGCAGAAGCCTCGGCTTTCTACGGCGCACATTTCGCCCAATGA
- a CDS encoding adenylosuccinate lyase, giving the protein MFFKKIDESCTLMTGMAERLGTNIPGTEAVTSTANANALRSAVLRCAACKQHEACQSLQDENPQLEAAPDYCRNW; this is encoded by the coding sequence ATGTTCTTCAAGAAGATCGACGAAAGCTGCACCCTGATGACGGGCATGGCAGAGCGTTTGGGAACCAATATTCCGGGGACAGAGGCCGTGACCTCCACCGCGAACGCAAACGCCCTGCGATCTGCGGTTTTGCGCTGCGCAGCTTGTAAACAGCACGAAGCTTGCCAATCGCTTCAGGATGAAAACCCACAGCTAGAAGCCGCGCCGGATTACTGCCGAAACTGGTAG
- a CDS encoding tripartite tricarboxylate transporter TctB family protein, with product MISNDRIQGIVVFGFGLLLLLWLVPSYVTAMPGNPLDPSLFPRAAAWIITGLGLAQIVLARPGGSAPDGREVFGFVCFIGALVVAALLLPMVGFIPVACGLMMASLVLLRERRPLWAATTLIGVPVFVWFLFTVLLSRSLS from the coding sequence ATGATCTCTAACGATCGCATCCAGGGCATCGTTGTCTTCGGGTTTGGCCTACTGCTGCTGTTGTGGCTTGTGCCAAGCTACGTGACCGCGATGCCCGGTAACCCGCTGGACCCATCGTTGTTCCCGCGGGCCGCGGCCTGGATCATCACCGGGTTAGGGCTTGCACAGATTGTGCTGGCCCGCCCCGGCGGCTCTGCCCCCGATGGGCGAGAGGTCTTTGGCTTTGTCTGTTTCATCGGCGCCCTCGTGGTGGCGGCCCTCCTGCTGCCCATGGTTGGCTTTATTCCGGTGGCCTGTGGGCTGATGATGGCGAGCCTTGTGCTGTTACGGGAACGTCGCCCGCTTTGGGCGGCAACAACGCTGATCGGCGTGCCGGTCTTTGTGTGGTTCCTGTTCACCGTTCTGCTGTCTCGGTCCCTGTCTTAA